In Pseudodesulfovibrio sp. S3, the DNA window CAGTGCCGTGGGCGGAGGCTCCGGCACACAGGCGCCCATCGGCGGAGGCGGTCCTGCCGGAGTCGGCAAGGACAATCTCGGCGGAGGCGGAGCGGGCCAGGCCACGGGCTCGGGCAGTACGGGCCAGACCGGCAGCGGCAATCCCATCAGCCAGAACACCGGTGGCGGCAGCGTCTCGGGCGGTGCCAACGTGCCCATCTCCACTGAATCCGGCAAGACGCCCACCTCGGCAGCAACCGGAGGTGGCGGTGGCGGTGGCGGCGGAGGCGGCGGCCCCATCGAATCGGCAGGCAGGCCTCCGACAGACACCACAGGCAAGGTATCCATTGCCCCGCCCATGGGCATACAGCCCATTTCCCCGGCCGGGTCCGTGCCCATGACTCCCAAGGTGGGATTCTCCATGCCCACCCTGACCGGATTCGTTCCCATCACGCCCGGCGGCAGCATCGAGGCATTTCGGTTGACCCAGCCCCACGGCATGTATTTCGGGCACACCCAGAGCTGGCCCAACGATGTCATCCATCATTCCAGACACTCAGCTCCATACACTCCGCCCCAGACGCCCATGGCCCCATGGATTCCCACGGCTGACGGGTATGCGGAACCTTTCTCCACCCCCAAGACGAGTTTTGACGAGAGTCAGGGCCGTGGCGCATCCTTGGACATGCGCTCCGAATACAACCTGAACATCGACCAGACCCAGGATATCGAACAGTCCCACCTCACGACCTACAACGAATCCGTGGACCGCTCCCTTGACCAGTCCATGAATTCGACCATCCAGCGCAACGACCAGTACATCAACCAGAACGACGTGGACAACTCCACCAGCCGCAACCTGGACCTGAGCACACAGCAGAACACGGAAAACAGCCAGACGGTCACGCAGGTGACCAACACGGAGAACGTGGCCAATTCCGAGACGAACATCGACAACCAGCAGGACAACTCCCGGACTTTCAACAACCCGGAAAGCCGCCAGACCAACAACGTGTCCGAGAACACGGACGTCCGAAACGTCGATGCCCGCCAGAACATCAACGAGAACAAGACCACGGAACAGACAGAGGTGGACAACACTTCGGTCAACTACGTCTCCAACCAGAACCTGATCCAGGATAACGACAACTCGGTCATCCGCAACGAGGACCACTCCACGTCCTCCTCGCAGGTCAGCGAAACCAACTTCAACCAGGTGGACAACTCGGTCAACGAGCAGGTGGACAACTCAAGCACCACGGTGGTCAACGAACACCGGTCCGAGCTGGCCTACAACGACACCCGGGTCATCGAAAACGACAATTCCCGGTCCGAACAGCAGGCCACCACCTTCAATTTCGTTGACCAGGACAATTCCGTGGAAAACTTCGTGGACAACAACTCCACCGTGATCAACGACGAGAGCAACCTCTCCTTTGCCTACAACATCAGATCGGAGAACAATTTCGACCAGTCGCGCAACGTGGACCAGTCCACGGTCTTCAACTACGTGGACCAAAACAATGCCCGGACCACCTATGTGGACGACAGCGACACCAACGTGCAGGAAGTCAACAACGTCACCATGGCCTTTCCCGAAAGCCGCCACGTCGAGAACGACAACTCCACCAGGATCAACCTGACAAACAACTTCGAGACCCTGGATCAGGACAACTCCGTGATCAACAACGTTGACGCCCGGCAGATACAGTACCTCACCAGCGAAGATCCCACCTACGTGTTCGACAACTCCTCCAGTGTGATCATGAACTTCGACGCCCCGGAACGGGTCGGTGGAAACATCGTGGTCGGCCACGCTTAGCAGAATGCCTCCGGCAGCCAGAGGGGAAACTTTTGAAAAAGTTTCCCCTTTGGACTCCCCTTCAAAACTTTTTGGCGCGCCTTCGGCGGGGCATCCGCCCGTAAACTCAATGCGTCCCTAAAAGAACCTCACCAAAGGTGGTGTCTCACACCTCCTTGTCCACGTGCAGGGTGGCGGTCTGAAAAACGCACATTTCGGTAAAGCCGAACATTCGGGCGAACTTGAAAAGGCGTGCATCAAAGCCGCCCTTGTCGTCGGCCCGGATGCCCATGACCCTGGCCTTGCCCAGCCGCCGGGCCTCCTCCCTGAGCCAGGCCACGTCCCCTTCGAGACCTCTCCTGACCACTGTGCCCCAACGACTCAGGGTAATATGCAGTTCGAGCATATCTTCCCGCTCGCCGATGGCGCAGTGACCATAGGCCCCGCCTTGATCGTGCAGTTCCAACCAACGGTATTGCCCCAGATCCGGGAAATGGGCCAAAGCTTCGGGTCTGCCGCGCAGTTCACGAACGGCCATGATTACCTCCGAACGGGTTGTAGTCGTTGGCGCTCCTGACCGGACGCTGCCCGGCATCAGGCTGCCTGAACCCTACGGCAAAATAGCGGAATCCGTCCGCCGCATGGCTGGTCCAGTCATGCAGGGGCCGGGACGAGAAATGGGCGGTCATGTCATTGAAGGACCGCCGATAGTGGCGCAGGGCCTCGATGCCGGGGGAGCAGCGCTGTTCATCGAACCAGCACCGGGGCAGGATGGTGCGCACCGCGTTGATGCCGTCCTGGATGGGGATGTTGGGCGCGATGTCGAACCGGACCCCCAGTGAACGGGCCACCTCCAGACGCGACTTGCCCGTGCCCAGTTCGCGCACCCGGATGTCATGGGGCGCGACGTGAACACCGTACTTGTACCCTTTGCGGTCCAGGACCTTGACATAATGGTCCAGCCCCTCGCCGCTGGCCTCGTAGTAGTCGATGATGGCGAAGGTGCCGCCGGGCCGGGCCTGAACGAACCAGATGGACGTCGAATCCGACATGCCCAAATCCCAGGCCGTGTGCACGGGCATACTCGGATCAAGGGCCACCTGGGTGATGCGTCCCTCCTTGTCCGCATCGGCCAGCAGCTGTCCGAAATAGGCCCCTCGAATGGCGGCCGTAAAGGAACACTCGAACTCCTGCTCGTATTCCTCGGGCGACATCTCGCGCCCGTTGGCGGCCAGCTCGTCCGGGTGGATGATGCCGGTCTCGGAGGCGCGGTACATGGCCGCGAACCAGTCCGGGTCCAGCCTGGCCTTCTCCCATATCTCGTACAGGGCGTTCTTGCCCCTGGGCGTCCCGATGAACATGGCCCAGCCCTCCCGATCGGACAGGGCGGGCCGGATGACCTCGGTCCAGACCCGCAGCGGCATCTGGGCCACCTCGTCGAAGACCACGCCGTCCAGGTACATGCCGCGCAGGCTGTCAGGGTTATTGGCCCCGAACAGCCTGATGCGCGCGCCATTGTCGAAATCCGCCCGCAGCTCGGTCTCGTTGAACTTCACGGTGCAGCCGTCCAGACCCAGACCGCAATACCGCTTCAACTCATCCCAAACCACGGTCTTGGCCTGTCGATAGAGCGGAGCGATATAGGCACCGCGCCAGTCCGAGCGGTCCGTTTCCTGCGCCGCCCGTATCAGCCTGTTCACCGACAGCACGGTCTTCCCGAACCTGCGATGACACACCAGAACCGAAAACCGGGTCAACAAGGCCTCGATCCGGGCCTGGTGCTCCCTCGGAACATATTGTTCATTGATCATTCTTCTTTCCTTATGTTGACGGGCGGGCCTGCACAGAGGTATTCCCTGTCCATGCGCTCTTTCGCCCTGATACTGTTTACCTTTCTTTTCCTGGTCATCCCGGCCTGCGCGGGCAAGGTCGTGCCACCGCCCTCTCCGAAGGAGAAGGCGGCCGATCAGCGGGAGGCAAGGGCCGCCGACGCCCTGAGCCAGGCCATGCAGCTCTTGCACGACGGCAAATTCCTGGACACCGAGGCCGCCCTCGCCTCTCTCGACGAAGCCCTGAACATGGACCCCGACTTGGTCAATGCACGGTATTACCGGGCCACCCTGCTCATCGGCATGGCCCGCAAGGATGAGGCCCTGGCCGATCTGAACACGGTCATCAAGAGTCGGCCGGATCACACCAAGGCGCACTTCGCCCGGGGATCTCTCCTGCTTGACGGCGGCAACCCTCAGGAAGCAGCCAGGGACTTCAGCCTGGTTATCGAACGAGATCCGACCATTGCCGAAGCCTATGCCCGCCGCGGCGTCTGCTACATGAACCTGTCCCGAACCGACGAGGCCCTCGACGACTTTTCCTCGGCCCTGGCCCTGAACCCGGCTCATCTCGAAGCCAATTTCAACCGCGGCATGGCCCACTTTTCCCGAAACGAATACGACGAGGCCCTGCGCGACCTGTCACAGGCCTTCATCCTGGACTCGCAGAACGTCCGCATCATCACGGCCCGGGCACAGGCGCTCATGAAGCTGGCCGAATACAATCGGGCCGCCGAGGATTTCAGGAACGCCATTGAACTCGACCCCGGCCGCAGCACCCTGTACGGACTGCTCGGCGAGGCCCTGGCAGGGGCCAGGGACATGGACGGCGCCATCCAGGCCGTGGAACGCGCCCTGTCGCTGGCCCGCGCCAGGAACGACGACTTCATGGCCTCCCTGTACAAGCAGCAGCTTCAGGAATACCTGGACCAGACCTACCCCTGACCTCACCTGAGAACCTCGAAGACCATCCGGCCACCCATGGCCGCCATACCGGCCAGGCACCCCCAGGCCAGTCGCTCCAGGATGCGTATCTTGACCTGATGGCTGGCGCATTGCCGCGCGCCGTTGATCTCCCGGATGGCTATCTGGATGGCCTTGACCCGTTCGTCTATGCGAACCAGCAGGTCTTGCAGATCCTGTCGCTCGATGGTCGTCATTTGAGACCTCCTGCGGCATCCTTCAAACCGCGCACCGCGCCGGGCAGGTAATCGCCGATCTTCTTGACCCCCAGCACAGCGGCCACGATCCAGAAGGTCACTTGCAAGAACCAGTCGGGCAGCGCCTCCCAGGACCGGATCACTTCGCCCGCCCGGTCCGGGTCCACGCCGGACCAGATGAAAAACCCTATCCAGGCGAAGAAAAGAACATCATCCTTCCAACCCGCGTTTTCGAGCTGCTTCATCTCCCATTCATGATTGAACTCCTGGTCGGACCTGGCCAGCCGCATGCGATTCTCCATGACCGCCTTCTTGAGTTCCTGCTTGCCCTTGAGGTGTTCCGCCACCCCGTCCACCATGGTGGACAGGAGTCCTGCCACCGCTCCGATGATCGGTATCGCCATCTGTTTTCTCCCACTCTAGAGGGTTGCTCGCGCCACCCCGGTTTCGCGAACCAGTGTAGCCCCTGTTTTTGCCACCCCTACAAAATGGGAAAGAATGACAGGTAAAAACGGGCGAAAGGCATAAAAAAACATCTTGACGCGGTGCCGCCCGATGCACCTCGGGCTCACGCCGCGCCGGGCTCGAAAAACACGTTACAGGGGTAGCCAAATGACGTGGGAGACGTTAAGAACAAACAAGATTTTAGGATGCAACCGAACCGGAAAGGTCGGCAACCCAAGGAGGAACTCATATGCTGATAGCCAACTGGATGACAACGGACGTCGTCACCATCACCCCTGATCGTTCCATGATGAAGGCCTCCAAGGTCATGAAGGACAAGAACATCAGTCGTGTCCCGGTGGTGGACGAGGACGGAAAGATACTGGGCATCATCTCGGACAGGGACATCAAGGACGCCTCCCCGTCCAAGGCCACGACCCTGGATATGCACGAGCTGTACTACCTGCTCTCGGAAATCAAGATCAAGGACATCATGACCAAGAAAGTGGTCACCATCCGTCAGGACGAGACCGTGGAAAAGGCGGCCGTACTCATGCTGGAAGGGCACTTCGGCGGCCTGCCGGTGCTCGATGATGACAACAGGGTGGTGGGCATCATCACCGACTCCGACATCTTCAAGGTGCTGGTGGAAATCTCAGGCGTGTACGAGGGCGGCGCCCAGGTCTGCCTGACCCTGTCCACCGCTGCCGGAAGCCTCTCTCCCGTCCTCGATTTTCTCAAGGAACACGGCGCGCGCATCATGAACATCATGACCCACAACGTCCCTGAAACCGTAGGGACCAAGAATGTCTACATCCGTATCCGCGACATGGAGAAGCCCGAATTCAAACGCCTCCAGCAGGCCATGGGTGAAAAATTCGATGTCCAGTACTGGGCCATCGATTCGGTCCACACTGTTTTATAGGCTTTCACGAGTGCATATAACTTTTGATTTTTAAACTTCTACAAGAACGTACCGATAAGCTACTTGATTTATATTTCTCTGTAATATAAGTTAATCTTACCGACGATTACTACCGTCCATTCGCCTGGGAGGCCGCATCCATTGATGTGGCCTCCCCCCTTTTTATCCGCCTGCCCGAACGGTTTCCCCTATTAAGTTTATTGGAAACCATCCGAAAAGAAGCATAGTCGGATAAGGAGAAAGGAGTGACCATGGGAAGCGTTGTTGCGCTGGAAGAATTCAGACAGTCCCTCGGCAGGCAAAAAGCCCACCAATCATCCCCGGAACGGCCCGCCATTCGCGGCAGTGAAATCTGGGGAAGAAACTACACCGAGGTAGAAGCCGTGGTCTTCGGACTGCTCAAGGTCCGGGACATCGTGGCCTATCACACCCGTGAACAGAACAGCGCCTTCGACCAATTCTGCATGGACGCGCTCAATGCCGCCTACCTGGTCCAGGATCTCGGGCCAGCCAGGCTGAAAGCGGCCATCAAACCCATCAAGGAATGGGTTCTGGACTGCATGACAGAAGACAACAAGCGGGACATGTCCTGGGCGCTGGTCCTCACCGACCTCATAGAAAAATCGCCAACCAAGTAGTTATCGGTAAGCGATGATTTATATTATCTCCATTAAATCGTACTGTTGAAGAGTTTACGACCGCAGAACAGCCAGACATGATGCATGGCTGTTCTGTTGCTCCACGCCACCCGTGCGGCCGGACGAAGTGCATTGTGACACCGACCTCGGTACAAATGCCCCCCCCGCGGTATTCCGCTCGCACCTTGCCGTTCACCATCCCGAATACGCCCTTCCCCGATTATTAGGTTGCCTGGCCGCGCAAGTTCCTTAATGGTACTGTCATGGGCAAAGAATCCCTTGACCGCAACGGTCCGCATATCCTGCTCTCGGCAGGGTGTCTGTTCCACCTCCCCCTGAAGCTCATTGCGCGCATCGGAAGGGACGCCGGCTTTGCGGGCATGGAGCTGATCATGAACTCGCCCAACCTCAACCCCGAAGCCGGGCTTGAAAAGATCAACGACATCCTGCCCATCAGGAGCCTGCACGCCCCCTTCCGCAACTGGTCGGCCTGGGGCGGGCATCTGCACTCGTGGCAGGCCACCACCACCCTGGCCAACACCCTGCCGGACGCGGATCACATCACCATGCATCCGCCCGGTTCCAAGCTCGCCAACATGATCCAGAACCGCTGGTTCGAGAAAGCGTATGACCTGCCCCTGCTCCTGGATGCCAAGGGGCGCATCCAGTTCTCCCTGGAGAACATGCCCTGGGCTGAAAGCTCCCCATTCGGCAAGGACCCTCTGGACAAGCTCATGGCACTCTGCCGGGACAAGAACGTGGGGCTGACCTTCGATGTCTGCCACATGGGCGTGTCCGGCCGCGACGTACTGCACTCCATCGACAAGGTGTCCGACGACCTCCTGTACAACGTGCATTACTCCGACGCCGTGGGCTTTACCGAACACCTGACGCCGGGCGTGGGCAGCCTGCCGCTGGACGAATTCCTCCAAAGACTTGGCAAACGCGGCTATGCCCGCTACATAACCCTGGAACTGGAACCCGCTGCCTTTCCGGACGATATGGACGGAACCATCGAGATCCTGAAACGCATCAGGCAGGACATGGATACGCAGTTGAACAAAGGCCGGGAGAGCGCCTGACCATGCCGAAAACCTATCTGGAAGCGGTCCGGCTCACGGAACAGACCGTCAACCCCCTTTTCGCCTTTCTCGGCATCCAGGTGAAAACCATTGAGCCGGACCGGGCCGTGCTTTGCCTGCCATTCAGGCCGGAACTGATGCAGGGCGGCGGGCTTGTGGCCGGAGGAATTCTGGCCACCCTGCTCGATGAGGCCATGGCCCACGCCGTGCTCGGCGGCAACAGGCCGGACCAGCGCACCACCACCGTGAACCTCTCGGTCAGCTATCTGCGCCCGGTCCACTGCGGCCAAGACCTGACCTGCGAGGCACGGGTGGCGAAGCGGGGCAGCCGGATGCTGTTCGTGGAGGCCACAGCCCTGGCTGACCAACGGGAAGTGGCCCGAGCCGCCGGCTCCTTTCTGCTCCTTCCCTGAGGATGTATCGAGCTTGCAAAGCCCGACCTGATACGATTACACCCTTGCCCCTGCCGCCATCGTGATTATCCTCATCCATACGGCCACATACGGAGGAAAGCCATGACCACTGACAGCAAACTCATCGTCTGCCCCAACTGCCGGGCTATCAATCGCGTGCACAACGGCCGAGAGGCCGAGGCAACCTGCGGCAAATGCACGACAAAAGTCTTTGAACCCGTTGCCCTGGAACTGGTCGGGACCACCTTTGACCGCCATATCACCAAGAACGAAGTTCCCGTGCTGGTGGACTTCTATTCCCCCACCTGCGGCCCTTGCCTGATGATGGGCCCGCAATTCGCGGAGGCGGCCAAGACTCTGCATCCCAAGGTCCGGCTGGCAAAAATCGACACCACGGCGGATCAGGCCATTGCCGCCCGCTTCAATGTCAGGGCCGTGCCCACCCTGATCCTGTTCAAGGGTGGACGCGAGATA includes these proteins:
- a CDS encoding terminase family protein: MINEQYVPREHQARIEALLTRFSVLVCHRRFGKTVLSVNRLIRAAQETDRSDWRGAYIAPLYRQAKTVVWDELKRYCGLGLDGCTVKFNETELRADFDNGARIRLFGANNPDSLRGMYLDGVVFDEVAQMPLRVWTEVIRPALSDREGWAMFIGTPRGKNALYEIWEKARLDPDWFAAMYRASETGIIHPDELAANGREMSPEEYEQEFECSFTAAIRGAYFGQLLADADKEGRITQVALDPSMPVHTAWDLGMSDSTSIWFVQARPGGTFAIIDYYEASGEGLDHYVKVLDRKGYKYGVHVAPHDIRVRELGTGKSRLEVARSLGVRFDIAPNIPIQDGINAVRTILPRCWFDEQRCSPGIEALRHYRRSFNDMTAHFSSRPLHDWTSHAADGFRYFAVGFRQPDAGQRPVRSANDYNPFGGNHGRS
- a CDS encoding tetratricopeptide repeat protein; amino-acid sequence: MRSFALILFTFLFLVIPACAGKVVPPPSPKEKAADQREARAADALSQAMQLLHDGKFLDTEAALASLDEALNMDPDLVNARYYRATLLIGMARKDEALADLNTVIKSRPDHTKAHFARGSLLLDGGNPQEAARDFSLVIERDPTIAEAYARRGVCYMNLSRTDEALDDFSSALALNPAHLEANFNRGMAHFSRNEYDEALRDLSQAFILDSQNVRIITARAQALMKLAEYNRAAEDFRNAIELDPGRSTLYGLLGEALAGARDMDGAIQAVERALSLARARNDDFMASLYKQQLQEYLDQTYP
- a CDS encoding CBS and ACT domain-containing protein, encoding MLIANWMTTDVVTITPDRSMMKASKVMKDKNISRVPVVDEDGKILGIISDRDIKDASPSKATTLDMHELYYLLSEIKIKDIMTKKVVTIRQDETVEKAAVLMLEGHFGGLPVLDDDNRVVGIITDSDIFKVLVEISGVYEGGAQVCLTLSTAAGSLSPVLDFLKEHGARIMNIMTHNVPETVGTKNVYIRIRDMEKPEFKRLQQAMGEKFDVQYWAIDSVHTVL
- a CDS encoding sugar phosphate isomerase/epimerase, producing the protein MGKESLDRNGPHILLSAGCLFHLPLKLIARIGRDAGFAGMELIMNSPNLNPEAGLEKINDILPIRSLHAPFRNWSAWGGHLHSWQATTTLANTLPDADHITMHPPGSKLANMIQNRWFEKAYDLPLLLDAKGRIQFSLENMPWAESSPFGKDPLDKLMALCRDKNVGLTFDVCHMGVSGRDVLHSIDKVSDDLLYNVHYSDAVGFTEHLTPGVGSLPLDEFLQRLGKRGYARYITLELEPAAFPDDMDGTIEILKRIRQDMDTQLNKGRESA
- a CDS encoding PaaI family thioesterase → MPKTYLEAVRLTEQTVNPLFAFLGIQVKTIEPDRAVLCLPFRPELMQGGGLVAGGILATLLDEAMAHAVLGGNRPDQRTTTVNLSVSYLRPVHCGQDLTCEARVAKRGSRMLFVEATALADQREVARAAGSFLLLP
- a CDS encoding thioredoxin domain-containing protein produces the protein MTTDSKLIVCPNCRAINRVHNGREAEATCGKCTTKVFEPVALELVGTTFDRHITKNEVPVLVDFYSPTCGPCLMMGPQFAEAAKTLHPKVRLAKIDTTADQAIAARFNVRAVPTLILFKGGREIARQPGAMNASDIVSWVGQHI